Proteins from one Streptococcus mitis B6 genomic window:
- the sdbB gene encoding thiol-disulfide oxidoreductase-associated lipoprotein SdbB produces MKKVMFAGLSLLSVVVLMACGEEESKNTQAPEQSPKQQQQTTVQQIAVGKEAPDFTLQSMDGKEVKLSDYKGKKVYLKFWASWCGPCKKSIPELMKLAEKEDRDFEILSVIAPGIQGEKTVEQFPQWFQEQGYKDIPVLYDTKATTFQAYQIRSIPTEYLIDSQGKIGKIQFGVISNADAEAAFKEMN; encoded by the coding sequence ATGAAAAAAGTAATGTTTGCTGGCTTAAGCCTCTTGTCAGTAGTTGTATTGATGGCCTGTGGTGAGGAAGAGTCTAAAAATACTCAAGCACCAGAACAATCCCCAAAACAACAGCAACAAACGACTGTACAACAAATTGCTGTTGGGAAAGAGGCTCCAGACTTTACCTTACAATCCATGGATGGTAAAGAAGTTAAGTTATCTGATTATAAGGGTAAAAAAGTCTACTTGAAATTTTGGGCTTCATGGTGTGGTCCATGTAAGAAAAGTATTCCTGAGTTAATGAAATTAGCTGAAAAAGAAGATCGTGACTTTGAAATTCTTAGTGTCATTGCACCAGGAATTCAGGGTGAAAAAACTGTCGAGCAATTCCCACAATGGTTCCAAGAACAAGGATATAAGGATATCCCAGTACTTTATGATACTAAAGCAACAACTTTCCAAGCTTATCAAATTCGAAGCATTCCTACAGAATACCTGATTGACAGTCAAGGAAAGATTGGAAAGATTCAATTTGGTGTTATCAGTAATGCGGATGCAGAAGCAGCCTTTAAAGAAATGAACTAG
- a CDS encoding IS5 family transposase (programmed frameshift), translating into MNYESSKVLSDARFKRLVGVQRTTFEEMLAVLKTAYQRKHAKGGRTPKLSLENLLMATLQYMREYRTYEQIAADFGIHESNLIRRSQWVEATLIQNGFTISKTHLSAEDTVIVDATEVKINRPKKQLANYSGKKKCHAMKAQAIVTSQGRIVSLDIAVNYCHDMKLFKMSRRNIGQAGKILADSGYQGIMKMYSQAQTPRKSSKLKPLTLEDKSYNHVLSKERIKVENIFAKVKTFKMFSTTYRNRRKRFGLRMNLIAGIINRELGF; encoded by the exons ATGAATTATGAATCAAGTAAAGTATTAAGTGATGCACGATTTAAGCGCCTTGTTGGTGTTCAGCGTACTACTTTTGAAGAGATGTTAGCTGTGTTAAAAACAGCTTATCAACGTAAACACGCAAAAGGTGGACGAACCCCTAAGTTAAGCCTAGAAAACCTCCTCATGGCTACTCTTCAATATATGCGAGAATACCGCACTTATGAACAAATTGCGGCTGATTTTGGCATTCACGAAAGCAACTTAATCCGTCGGAGTCAATGGGTTGAAGCAACTCTTATTCAAAATGGTTTTACGATTTCAAAAACTCATCTTAGTGCTGAGGATACGGTGATTGTGGATGCAACAGAGGTAAAAATCAATCGTCCTAAAAAA CAACTAGCCAATTATTCTGGTAAAAAGAAATGTCATGCTATGAAAGCTCAGGCGATTGTCACAAGCCAAGGGAGAATTGTTTCTTTGGATATTGCAGTGAACTATTGCCACGATATGAAGTTGTTCAAAATGAGTCGCAGAAACATCGGACAAGCTGGTAAAATCTTGGCAGACAGTGGTTATCAAGGGATCATGAAGATGTATTCACAAGCGCAAACTCCGAGGAAATCAAGTAAACTTAAGCCACTAACTCTTGAAGATAAATCCTATAATCATGTGCTATCTAAAGAGAGAATCAAGGTTGAGAATATTTTTGCCAAAGTAAAAACGTTTAAAATGTTTTCAACAACCTATCGAAATCGACGTAAACGCTTTGGATTACGAATGAATTTGATTGCTGGAATTATCAACCGTGAACTAGGATTTTAG
- a CDS encoding HU family DNA-binding protein, producing MANKQDLIAKVAEATELTKKDSAAAVEAVFAAVTEYLAAGEKVQLIGFGNFEVRERAARKGRNPQTGKEIKIAASKVPAFKAGKALKDAVK from the coding sequence ATGGCAAACAAACAAGATTTGATCGCTAAAGTAGCAGAAGCTACAGAATTGACTAAGAAAGACTCAGCAGCAGCAGTTGAAGCTGTATTCGCAGCAGTAACTGAGTACCTTGCAGCTGGTGAAAAAGTTCAATTGATCGGTTTTGGTAACTTTGAAGTTCGTGAGCGTGCTGCACGTAAAGGTCGCAACCCACAAACTGGGAAAGAAATCAAGATTGCAGCTTCTAAAGTTCCAGCATTCAAAGCTGGTAAAGCTCTTAAAGACGCTGTTAAATAA
- a CDS encoding DegV family protein: MTKIKIVTDSSVTIEPELVKQLDITVVPLSVMIDNVVYSDADLKEEGKFLQLMQASKNLPKTSQPPVGVFAEVFEDLCKDGSQILAIHMSHALSGTVEAARQGASLSTADVTVIDSSFTDQALKFQVVEAAKLAQEGKELEEILSHVEEVKNHTELYIGVSTLENLVKGGRIGRVTGLLSSLLNIRVVMQMKDHELQPIVKGRGAKTFKKWLDELITSLSERSVAEIGISYSGSSDWAKEMKESLQAYVEKPISVLETGSIIQTHTGENAWAILVRYHS, translated from the coding sequence ATGACAAAAATTAAGATTGTAACCGATTCATCTGTTACTATTGAACCTGAACTAGTAAAACAATTAGATATCACTGTTGTTCCTTTATCTGTAATGATTGATAATGTTGTTTATTCTGATGCGGATTTGAAAGAAGAAGGTAAATTTCTTCAGTTGATGCAAGCAAGTAAGAACCTTCCGAAAACAAGTCAGCCACCTGTAGGTGTCTTTGCTGAAGTTTTTGAAGACCTATGCAAAGATGGTAGCCAGATTCTTGCTATTCATATGTCCCATGCTCTTTCTGGTACTGTAGAAGCGGCACGTCAAGGTGCTAGCTTATCTACTGCCGATGTGACAGTTATTGATAGTTCCTTCACTGACCAAGCCTTGAAATTCCAAGTTGTTGAGGCTGCAAAATTAGCGCAAGAAGGCAAAGAGTTGGAGGAAATCTTATCTCATGTAGAAGAGGTTAAAAACCATACAGAGCTCTATATTGGTGTTTCTACTTTGGAAAATCTTGTCAAAGGTGGACGAATAGGGCGTGTAACTGGATTGTTGAGCTCACTTCTCAATATACGTGTTGTCATGCAGATGAAAGACCATGAATTGCAGCCAATCGTTAAAGGTCGTGGAGCTAAAACTTTTAAAAAATGGTTAGATGAGTTGATAACATCACTCTCTGAACGTTCTGTAGCAGAGATTGGAATTTCATATTCTGGAAGTTCTGATTGGGCAAAAGAGATGAAAGAAAGCTTACAAGCTTATGTTGAAAAGCCAATTTCAGTTTTGGAAACGGGCTCTATTATTCAAACTCACACGGGTGAGAATGCTTGGGCTATTTTAGTACGTTACCACTCCTAA
- a CDS encoding YitT family protein: MIKKIYPILTILLGAAIYAFGLTYFVVPHHLFEGGATGITLITFYLFKIPVSLMNLLINIPLFILAWKIFGAKSLYSSLLGTLALSAWLAFFERIPLHIDLQGDLLITALIAGILLGIGLGIIFNAGGTTGGTDILARILNKYTHLSMGKLLFILDFCILMLILLIFKDLRLVTYTLLFTFIVSRVIDLIGEGGYAGKGFMIITKRPDQLAKAINDDLGRGVTFISGQGYYSQKDLKIIYCIVGRNEIVKMKEMIHRIDPQAFITITEAHEILGEGFTFEKE, translated from the coding sequence ATGATTAAAAAAATTTATCCCATTTTAACCATTTTACTAGGTGCTGCTATTTATGCTTTTGGGTTGACTTATTTTGTAGTTCCCCATCATCTCTTTGAAGGAGGGGCGACAGGTATTACCCTCATCACCTTTTATCTTTTTAAAATCCCTGTTTCTCTCATGAACCTGCTGATTAATATTCCCCTTTTCATACTAGCTTGGAAGATTTTTGGAGCAAAGTCTCTCTATTCTAGTCTGCTCGGAACCTTGGCTTTATCTGCCTGGTTAGCTTTTTTTGAACGTATTCCCCTTCATATTGATCTTCAAGGTGATTTACTAATTACAGCCCTTATAGCGGGAATTCTATTAGGAATCGGTCTGGGCATTATCTTTAATGCTGGAGGTACGACGGGCGGAACTGATATTCTAGCTCGTATTCTCAACAAATACACTCATTTGTCCATGGGGAAACTGCTTTTTATCTTAGATTTTTGTATTCTCATGCTCATTCTCCTTATTTTTAAGGATTTAAGATTGGTTACTTACACTCTTCTCTTTACTTTCATTGTATCCCGAGTGATTGATTTGATTGGAGAAGGAGGATACGCAGGTAAAGGATTTATGATTATTACCAAACGTCCTGACCAACTTGCTAAGGCTATTAATGATGACCTAGGAAGAGGTGTTACTTTTATCTCAGGACAAGGCTACTATAGTCAAAAAGATTTGAAAATTATCTACTGTATTGTCGGAAGAAATGAAATTGTTAAAATGAAAGAAATGATTCATCGAATCGATCCTCAAGCCTTTATCACAATTACAGAAGCCCATGAAATCCTTGGAGAAGGCTTCACCTTTGAAAAAGAATAA
- a CDS encoding bifunctional riboflavin kinase/FAD synthetase gives MIITIPIKNQKDIGTPSDSVVVLGYFDGIHKGHQELFRVANKAAMKDLLPIVVMTFNESPKIALEPYHPDLFLHILNPAERERKLKREGVEELYLLDFSSKFASLTAEEFFATYIKAMNAKIIVAGFDYTFGSDKKTAEDLKDYFDGEVIIVPPVEDEKGKISSTRIRQAILDGNVKEAGELLGAPLPSRGMVVHGNARGRTIGYPTANLVLLDRTYMPADGVYVVDVEIQRQKYRAMASVGKNVTFDGEEARFEVNIFDFNQDIYGETVMVYWLDRIRDMTKFDSVDQLVDQLKADEEVARNWS, from the coding sequence ATGATTATTACTATTCCTATAAAAAATCAAAAAGATATTGGCACACCATCCGATTCGGTCGTTGTTCTCGGTTATTTTGATGGTATACATAAAGGACACCAAGAATTGTTTCGTGTTGCCAACAAGGCTGCGATGAAAGACTTATTGCCTATCGTAGTTATGACTTTTAATGAATCTCCAAAGATTGCTTTAGAGCCTTATCATCCGGATTTGTTTTTGCATATTTTGAACCCTGCTGAACGTGAAAGAAAATTAAAACGAGAAGGTGTAGAAGAATTGTATCTCCTTGATTTTAGTAGCAAATTTGCTAGTCTCACAGCAGAAGAATTTTTTGCGACTTATATCAAGGCTATGAATGCCAAAATTATTGTTGCAGGTTTTGATTATACATTTGGTTCTGACAAAAAAACAGCAGAAGATTTAAAGGATTACTTTGATGGAGAAGTTATCATTGTCCCACCTGTTGAAGATGAGAAAGGAAAGATTAGTTCAACTCGTATCCGTCAAGCTATTTTAGATGGAAATGTGAAAGAAGCAGGAGAACTTTTGGGGGCACCGCTTCCATCCAGAGGTATGGTGGTTCATGGTAATGCTCGTGGTCGTACGATTGGTTATCCAACAGCTAATTTAGTGCTTTTAGACCGTACTTATATGCCAGCAGATGGCGTTTATGTTGTTGATGTTGAGATTCAAAGACAGAAGTATCGTGCTATGGCTAGTGTCGGGAAAAATGTGACCTTTGATGGAGAAGAAGCACGTTTTGAAGTCAATATTTTTGATTTTAATCAAGATATTTATGGGGAAACCGTCATGGTTTATTGGCTTGATCGCATTCGTGATATGACAAAATTTGATTCTGTTGACCAATTAGTGGATCAGTTAAAGGCTGATGAAGAAGTCGCTCGGAATTGGTCTTGA
- a CDS encoding methionyl aminopeptidase — protein MITLKSAREIEAMDKAGDFLASIHIGLRDLIKPGLDMWEVEEYVRRRCKEENFLPLQIGVDGAMMDYPYATCCSLNDEVAHAFPRHYILKDGDLLKVDMVLGGPIAKSDLNVSKLNFNNVEQMKKYTQSYSGGLADSCWAYAVGTPSEEVKNLMDVTKEAMYKGIEQAVVGNRIGDIGAAIQEYAESRGYGVVRDLVGHGVGPTMHEEPMVPNYGIAGRGLRLREGMVLTIEPMINTGDWEIDTDMKTGWAHKTIDGGLSCQYEHQFVITKDGPVILTSQGEEGTY, from the coding sequence ATGATAACATTAAAATCAGCTCGTGAAATTGAAGCTATGGACAAGGCTGGAGATTTTCTAGCAAGTATTCATATCGGCTTACGTGATTTGATTAAGCCTGGTCTAGATATGTGGGAAGTTGAAGAGTATGTTCGCCGTCGTTGTAAAGAAGAAAATTTCCTTCCACTTCAGATTGGGGTTGACGGTGCAATGATGGACTATCCTTATGCTACCTGCTGCTCTCTTAATGATGAAGTAGCTCATGCTTTCCCTCGTCACTATATCTTGAAAGATGGTGATTTGCTCAAAGTTGATATGGTTTTGGGAGGTCCAATTGCTAAATCTGACCTAAATGTCTCAAAATTAAACTTCAACAATGTTGAACAAATGAAAAAATACACTCAGAGCTATTCTGGTGGCCTAGCAGACTCTTGTTGGGCTTATGCTGTTGGTACACCGTCCGAAGAAGTGAAAAACTTGATGGATGTGACTAAAGAAGCTATGTATAAGGGAATTGAGCAGGCTGTTGTTGGAAATCGTATCGGTGATATCGGTGCGGCTATTCAAGAATATGCTGAAAGTCGTGGATACGGTGTAGTGCGTGATTTGGTTGGTCATGGTGTTGGCCCAACTATGCATGAAGAACCAATGGTTCCTAACTATGGTATTGCAGGTCGTGGGCTTCGTCTCCGTGAAGGAATGGTCTTGACTATTGAACCGATGATCAATACAGGTGACTGGGAAATTGATACAGATATGAAGACCGGTTGGGCACATAAAACCATTGACGGTGGACTATCTTGTCAATATGAACACCAATTTGTCATTACTAAGGATGGTCCAGTAATCTTGACTAGTCAGGGTGAAGAAGGAACTTATTAA
- the spxR gene encoding CBS-HotDog domain-containing transcription factor SpxR, protein MSKHQEILSYLEELPVGKRVSVRSISNHLGVSDGTAYRAIKEAENRGIVETRPRSGTIRVKSQKVAIERLTFAEIAEVTSSEVLAGQEGLEREFSKFSIGAMTEQNILSYLHDGGLLIVGDRTRIQLLALENENAVLVTGGFQVHDDVLKLANQKGIPVLRSKHDTFTVATMINKALSNVQIKTDILTVEKLYRPSHEYGFLRETDTVKDYLDLVRKNRSSRFPVINQHQVVVGVVTMRDAGDKSPSTTIDKVMSRSLFLVGLSTNIANVSQRMIAEDFEMVPVVRNNQTLLGVVTRRDVMEKMSRSQVSALPTFSEQIGQKLSYHHDKVVITVEPFMLEKNGVLANGVLAEILTHMTQDLVVNSGRNLIIEQMLIYFLQAVQIDDILRIQARIIHHTRRSAIIDYDIYHGHQIVSKANVTVKIN, encoded by the coding sequence ATGAGTAAGCATCAGGAAATTCTAAGCTATTTGGAGGAATTACCCGTTGGTAAAAGAGTCAGTGTTCGAAGCATTTCTAACCATCTAGGAGTCAGTGATGGAACGGCTTATCGGGCTATTAAAGAAGCTGAAAACCGTGGAATTGTAGAGACTCGCCCAAGAAGTGGTACTATCCGTGTTAAATCTCAGAAAGTTGCTATAGAGAGATTAACTTTTGCTGAAATTGCTGAAGTGACTTCTTCTGAGGTTCTGGCTGGTCAAGAAGGTTTAGAGAGAGAATTTAGTAAGTTTTCTATTGGTGCCATGACCGAACAAAACATCTTATCCTATCTTCATGATGGGGGGCTCTTGATTGTTGGAGACCGGACTCGTATTCAATTGTTAGCATTGGAAAATGAAAATGCAGTTCTGGTTACAGGTGGATTTCAGGTTCATGATGACGTGCTTAAACTGGCCAATCAAAAAGGAATTCCTGTTTTAAGAAGCAAACATGACACTTTCACTGTCGCGACCATGATTAATAAGGCCTTGTCAAATGTTCAAATCAAAACAGATATTTTGACAGTTGAGAAACTTTATCGCCCGAGTCATGAATATGGTTTTCTGAGAGAGACTGATACTGTTAAAGATTATTTGGACTTAGTTCGTAAGAATCGTAGCAGCCGTTTCCCAGTTATCAATCAACACCAGGTTGTGGTGGGAGTTGTAACCATGAGAGATGCTGGTGATAAATCACCAAGCACGACAATTGATAAAGTCATGTCTCGTAGTCTATTTTTGGTTGGTTTATCGACAAATATTGCCAATGTGAGTCAACGGATGATTGCTGAAGATTTTGAAATGGTACCGGTTGTTCGGAATAATCAAACCTTGCTTGGAGTTGTGACACGACGAGATGTCATGGAGAAGATGAGCCGTTCCCAAGTTTCTGCTCTACCAACTTTTTCTGAGCAGATTGGTCAAAAACTTTCTTATCACCATGATAAAGTAGTGATTACAGTGGAACCCTTTATGCTAGAGAAGAACGGTGTTTTGGCTAATGGTGTATTGGCAGAAATTTTGACCCACATGACACAAGATTTAGTTGTGAATAGTGGTCGCAATCTCATCATCGAGCAAATGCTGATCTACTTTTTACAGGCTGTTCAGATAGATGATATACTGCGCATTCAAGCACGCATTATTCATCATACTAGACGGTCAGCTATTATTGACTACGATATTTATCATGGTCATCAGATTGTTTCAAAAGCAAATGTGACTGTTAAAATTAATTAG
- a CDS encoding GNAT family N-acetyltransferase, producing the protein MNIWTKLAMFSFFETDRLYLRPFFFSDSQDFHEIASNPENLQFIFPTQASLEESQYALANYFMKSPLGVWAICDQKNQQMIGSIKFEKLDEIKKEAELGYFLRKDVWCQGFMTEVVRKLCQLSFEEFGLKQLSIITHLENEASQRVALKSGFRLIRQFKGSDRYTRKMRDYLEFRYVKGEFNE; encoded by the coding sequence ATGAATATTTGGACCAAATTAGCAATGTTTTCTTTTTTTGAAACGGATCGCTTGTATTTGCGTCCTTTCTTTTTTAGTGATAGTCAGGATTTCCACGAGATAGCTTCGAATCCAGAAAATCTTCAATTTATTTTTCCAACGCAGGCAAGTCTAGAAGAAAGCCAGTATGCACTGGCTAATTACTTTATGAAGTCCCCTTTGGGAGTGTGGGCAATTTGTGACCAGAAAAATCAACAAATGATTGGTTCAATTAAGTTTGAGAAGCTAGATGAAATTAAAAAAGAAGCAGAACTTGGTTATTTTTTGAGAAAAGATGTATGGTGTCAAGGTTTTATGACAGAAGTTGTAAGAAAACTTTGCCAACTTTCTTTTGAGGAATTTGGTTTAAAACAATTGTCCATTATTACCCACCTTGAAAATGAAGCTAGTCAACGGGTTGCTCTTAAGTCTGGATTTCGATTGATTCGTCAGTTTAAGGGAAGTGATCGTTACACAAGAAAAATGCGAGATTATCTTGAATTTCGGTATGTAAAAGGAGAATTCAATGAGTAA
- a CDS encoding UDP-N-acetylglucosamine 1-carboxyvinyltransferase: MRKIVINGGLPLQGEITISGAKNSVVALIPAIILADDVVTLDCVPDISDVASLVEIMELMGATVKRYDDVLEIDPRGVQNIPMPYGKINSLRASYYFYGSLLGRFGEATVGLPGGCDLGPRPIDLHLKAFEAMGATVSYEGDNMKLSAKETGLHGASIYMDTVSVGATINTMIAAVKANGRTIIENAAREPEIIDVATLLNNMGAHIRGAGTNIIIIDGVDRLHGTRHQVIPDRIEAGTYISLAAAVGKGIRINNVLYEHLEGFIAKLEEMGVRMTVSEDSIFVEEQSNLKAINIKTAPYPGFATDLQQPITPLLLTAEGRGTIIDTIYEKRVNHVFELAKMDADITTTNDHILYTGGRSLRGANVKATDLRAGAALVIAGLMAEGKTEITNIEFILRGYSDIIEKLRNLGADITLVED; the protein is encoded by the coding sequence ATGAGAAAAATTGTAATCAATGGTGGCTTGCCCCTGCAAGGTGAGATTACCATTAGTGGTGCAAAAAATAGTGTTGTAGCTTTGATTCCAGCTATTATCTTGGCAGATGATGTTGTGACTTTGGATTGTGTGCCAGATATTTCCGATGTTGCTAGTCTTGTCGAAATTATGGAATTAATGGGTGCTACTGTTAAGAGATATGATGATGTGTTAGAGATTGATCCAAGAGGTGTTCAGAATATTCCAATGCCTTATGGGAAAATCAATAGTCTTCGTGCATCTTATTATTTTTATGGAAGTCTTTTAGGTCGCTTTGGGGAAGCTACTGTTGGTTTACCTGGTGGATGTGATTTGGGACCTCGCCCTATTGACTTACACCTTAAGGCTTTTGAAGCTATGGGAGCAACTGTTAGCTACGAGGGAGATAACATGAAGTTATCTGCTAAAGAAACAGGACTTCACGGTGCAAGTATTTACATGGATACGGTTAGTGTCGGTGCGACGATTAATACAATGATTGCTGCGGTTAAAGCAAATGGCCGTACTATTATTGAAAATGCAGCCCGAGAACCTGAAATTATTGATGTTGCCACTCTCTTAAATAATATGGGTGCTCATATCCGTGGTGCTGGAACCAATATTATCATTATTGATGGTGTTGACAGATTACATGGAACGCGTCATCAGGTGATTCCAGACCGTATTGAAGCAGGAACATATATTTCTTTAGCTGCTGCAGTTGGTAAGGGAATTCGGATTAATAATGTTCTTTATGAACACTTAGAAGGATTCATTGCTAAGTTGGAAGAAATGGGAGTGAGAATGACTGTATCTGAAGACAGTATTTTTGTCGAAGAACAGTCTAATTTGAAAGCAATCAATATTAAGACAGCTCCTTACCCAGGCTTTGCTACTGACTTGCAACAACCAATTACTCCTCTCTTGTTAACAGCAGAGGGGCGTGGTACCATTATTGATACCATTTATGAAAAACGAGTAAACCATGTTTTTGAACTAGCAAAGATGGACGCGGATATTACGACTACAAACGACCATATTTTATATACTGGTGGCCGTAGTTTACGTGGTGCAAATGTAAAAGCTACTGACCTTAGAGCTGGGGCCGCACTTGTCATTGCTGGTTTAATGGCTGAAGGCAAGACTGAAATTACAAATATTGAGTTCATCTTACGTGGTTATTCTGATATTATCGAAAAATTACGTAATCTAGGAGCAGATATTACACTTGTTGAGGATTAA
- a CDS encoding IS30-like element ISSmi1 family transposase — MTKKQKHLTLEDRIDIQTGISQQETFRSIAEKMGKDPSTISKEIKRNRIMHPTSVKSDCTDCPLLKKAPYVCNNCPKKRTDCGFNRYLYYAKKAQEHYETMLRESRQGIPLNKESFYQMDKILTLGIQKKQSIYHIIQTHNLPVSKATVYRHAKLGYLTAKPIDFPRMVTFKERRKSRKVAIPKELKIGRTYQDFQELRETDDFFKWLEMDTVIGRPGGKLLLTFNVSFCNFLFALLLDNKTALEVATKFAALKERVMDGGYAFHQLFPVILTDNGSEFAYVEELERDIDGKSHLYFCDPSRPDQKGRIEKNHTVLRAILPKGTSFDQLTQKDVNLVISHVNSLKREEFQGKSAYDIFTFTFGEDIAALLGCQFVKPEDTHLSPDLLK; from the coding sequence ATGACGAAAAAACAAAAACATCTCACTCTAGAAGACCGTATTGACATCCAAACTGGAATCAGCCAACAGGAGACTTTCCGTTCCATCGCTGAGAAGATGGGGAAAGACCCGTCAACGATTTCAAAGGAAATCAAGCGCAATCGCATCATGCATCCAACATCCGTCAAATCTGATTGCACGGATTGCCCTCTTCTCAAAAAAGCTCCTTATGTCTGTAACAACTGTCCAAAAAAGAGGACGGATTGTGGGTTTAACCGCTATCTTTACTACGCGAAAAAGGCACAGGAGCATTACGAGACTATGTTGAGGGAATCCAGACAGGGCATTCCCCTAAACAAGGAAAGTTTTTATCAGATGGACAAGATCTTAACCCTAGGCATCCAGAAGAAACAAAGCATCTACCATATCATTCAGACACATAACCTACCTGTGTCGAAAGCTACGGTGTATCGGCATGCCAAGCTGGGCTATCTGACAGCCAAGCCCATTGATTTCCCTCGGATGGTCACGTTCAAGGAACGCAGAAAATCCAGAAAAGTAGCTATTCCCAAAGAGCTGAAAATTGGGCGGACCTATCAAGATTTCCAAGAGTTACGAGAAACTGATGATTTCTTCAAATGGTTGGAAATGGACACGGTCATCGGCAGACCTGGTGGAAAGCTACTGCTCACCTTCAACGTTTCCTTCTGTAATTTCCTCTTCGCCTTGCTTTTGGACAACAAGACTGCTCTGGAAGTCGCCACTAAATTCGCAGCTTTGAAAGAAAGAGTCATGGACGGAGGGTATGCGTTCCATCAGCTGTTCCCTGTCATTCTCACAGACAACGGATCTGAGTTCGCCTATGTGGAGGAGCTTGAGCGAGACATTGATGGGAAGTCTCACCTCTACTTCTGCGACCCTAGCCGTCCTGACCAGAAGGGGCGGATTGAGAAGAACCATACGGTTTTGCGAGCCATTCTTCCCAAGGGCACTTCCTTTGACCAGCTGACTCAGAAAGACGTCAATCTAGTCATTTCCCATGTCAATTCCTTGAAACGAGAAGAGTTTCAAGGAAAATCTGCTTACGACATCTTCACCTTCACCTTTGGCGAGGACATCGCTGCTCTTCTGGGTTGCCAATTTGTCAAACCAGAAGACACACACCTATCACCTGATTTATTGAAATAA